A stretch of the Longimicrobium sp. genome encodes the following:
- a CDS encoding type 1 glutamine amidotransferase family protein, with product MRDVAYVLVFDGFADWEPALATAELNKSGRFTVRTVGFTPGPAVSMGGLRVTPDLPLSQVEPERAAVFILPGGDMWEAGPREELWPMLRGLERDEVPVAAICAATVEVVRAGLHRGRRHTSNGLEYLRSFVPAYDGEADYVPDLSACDRGLITASGAAPVEFARDILGTLDVYDASDLKAWFELFKYGVLPVGIG from the coding sequence ATGCGCGACGTCGCCTACGTTCTCGTCTTCGACGGCTTCGCCGACTGGGAGCCCGCGCTCGCCACGGCCGAGCTCAACAAGAGCGGCCGCTTCACCGTGCGCACCGTCGGCTTCACGCCGGGGCCTGCCGTCTCCATGGGCGGGCTGCGCGTGACGCCGGACCTGCCGCTCTCGCAGGTGGAGCCGGAGCGCGCCGCCGTCTTCATCCTTCCCGGCGGCGACATGTGGGAGGCGGGCCCGCGCGAGGAGCTGTGGCCGATGCTGCGCGGGCTGGAGCGCGACGAGGTGCCGGTGGCGGCCATCTGCGCGGCCACGGTGGAGGTGGTGCGCGCGGGGCTGCACCGCGGGCGGCGGCACACCAGCAACGGGCTGGAGTACCTGCGCTCCTTCGTGCCCGCCTACGACGGCGAGGCAGACTACGTCCCCGACCTGTCGGCTTGCGACCGCGGCCTGATCACCGCCAGCGGCGCCGCCCCCGTCGAGTTCGCCCGCGACATCCTGGGCACGCTCGACGTCTACGACGCGTCGGACCTCAA